One Prunus dulcis chromosome 8, ALMONDv2, whole genome shotgun sequence DNA window includes the following coding sequences:
- the LOC117636879 gene encoding disease resistance protein At4g27190-like, translating to MRLQNRKADVQNVLAANVGRMHITNECRNWFQQVDEKKDKIQHLKTKYRRINKYLCGLCPFPSLLRLGRDVVKETKELVSLRDQIKLENPVMTECAPTPPDRFRNRHAQKIDDLPSLNRHVEIVQDLLKQDEFKRVCIWGPPGVGKTTVMENLHDKVGQTSQFEVIFWVTMDNTECVEKIQRVLEDQLGLPVDEKSSTGKRAAKISEELENKSYLLFLDHVSSKINLREVGIHDDHNCGKVVFACTSRDNGNFCGPTDEDIKIEKLSKEDAQKLFNRKVSADIMKKQEIIRLAPLIVKECGGMPNMINLIAQKLAKVNDSARWRDTLLELQAPSKQPSRELEEVYQLFKLPYNDLDESKQLCLLYWALFPVGYEVHRDYITECWRAEQLISFARLGETRDRGHTVLDEFVNAGLLDRGIKARHYKMFEHFQRVALRIAKCNAGSHRILVKEGANITEEQWTCAERVSLIQHQLSSLPEQPQCSGILTLLLQKNKSLTQIPVSFFACMQKLRVLDLHDTRIMSLPSSISSLIKLRGLYLNDCGELENIPADIGKLQSLEIFDIRRTKIRNLPKEIQELTNLKCLRVSFEQNVSSHNHFQGNPVVVIHPDTVSKLISLEELSIGIDHHNTEWNNIVGAIVEELVGLEELTTLCFYFPGEDCLRPFICQSVSWNRENMQGNNFRSFNIIVGHHQTNNPSEFDISECSTEKHLRFSGGGSVPDTVLQILQHAYSFELIGHQNVTNLSLFGADRLGGLEICKIEECNEMESIIDGDMIGGVAFQFLKQLHIINIPKLVHIWKGLVSPESLSRLTKLILKDCPSLENLFSKAHGIVQQLVQLQHLEVEHCLEMKEIIETGSDVSAALPKLKTIELRNLPKLSTIWSEVSWEWPSLETIEIRECVMLKDLPSTMANAIKLRWIRCTSDWKNELNWPSDPAIKDRFQRMFVSVYQQ from the coding sequence ATGCGTCTGCAGAATAGAAAGGCAGATGTGCAAAATGTGCTGGCTGCAAATGTTGGTCGAATGCATATCACAAATGAATGCAGAAATTGGTTTCAACAGGTCGatgaaaagaaagacaaaatcCAACATCTGAAGACAAAGTACAGACGCATCAACAAATATCTGTGTGGACTCTGTCCTTTTCCTTCTCTGCTAAGGCTTGGAAGAGATGTAGTGAAGGAGACAAAAGAGTTGGTTTCCCTGAGAGATCAAATAAAGCTTGAGAACCCAGTAATGACTGAGTGCGCACCGACACCACCTGATAGATTTAGAAATAGGCATGCCCAGAAAATAGATGATCTTCCATCACTTAATAGGCATGTAGAAATTGTTCAAGACTTGCTGAAACAAGATGAGTTTAAGAGAGTTTGCATATGGGGACCGCCTGGAGTTGGAAAAACAACAGTGATGGAAAATTTGCATGATAAAGTTGGTCAAACAAGTCAATTTGAAGTTATCTTTTGGGTTACTATGGACAACACGGAATGCGTGGAAAAGATACAAAGGGTGCTCGAGGATCAGTTAGGCCTACCGGTTGACGAAAAGTCCAGCACAGGCAAAAGAGCAGCAAAGATATCTGAAGAGCTGGAGAACAAGAGCTATCTATTGTTTCTTGACCATGTTTCTTCAAAGATTAATCTGAGGGAGGTTGGAATTCATGATGACCATAATTGCGGAAAGGTTGTGTTCGCATGTACTTCAAGAGACAACGGAAACTTCTGTGGACCGACGGATGAGGATATCAAAATAGAGAAGTTGTCAAAGGAGGATGCCCAAAAGTTATTTAACAGGAAAGTGAGTGCTGATATTATGAAAAAGCAAGAAATCATTCGATTAGCACCTTTAATAGTCAAGGAGTGTGGTGGGATGCCAAACATGATCAACTTGATAGCTCAAAAGTTAGCAAAAGTGAATGATTCAGCAAGGTGGCGAGATACACTGTTAGAATTGCAAGCCCCCAGTAAGCAACCAAGTCGAGAATTGGAAGAAGTCTACCAGTTATTTAAACTTCCATACAATGATCTAGATGAGAGTAAGCAGCTGTGCTTGTTGTACTGGGCACTTTTCCCTGTTGGTTATGAAGTTCATCGAGACTACATAACTGAGTGTTGGAGGGCAGAACAGTTAATTAGTTTTGCAAGGCTAGGGGAAACACGCGACAGAGGTCACACTGTCCTAGATGAATTTGTAAACGCTGGTCTTTTGGATAGAGGAATAAAGGCACGTCATTACAAGATGTTTGAGCATTTTCAGCGTGTTGCACTACGTATTGCGAAGTGTAATGCAGGGAGTCACCGCATATTAGTGAAGGAAGGTGCAAATATTACAGAGGAACAATGGACATGTGCAGAAAGGGTCTCATTGATTCAACATCAACTTTCTTCCCTACCTGAGCAACCTCAATGTTCTGGAATTCTGACATTGTTACTCCAAAAAAACAAGAGCTTGACGCAAATTCCTGTGTCATTCTTTGCATGCATGCAAAAATTAAGAGTTCTAGATTTGCATGATACAAGAATCATGTCACTGCCATCATCTATATCTAGCTTGATAAAACTTAGAGGGCTCTATCTCAATGATTGTGGTGAGTTAGAAAATATTCCAGCTGATATAGGAAAACTTCAAAGTCTTGAAATATTTGATATAAGGCGCACCAAGATTCGAAATCTCCCTAAAGAGATTCAGGAGCTCACTAATCTCAAGTGCTTGAGAGTTTCATTTGAACAGAATGTTAGCAGTCACAACCACTTTCAAGGGAATCCAGTGGTGGTCATTCATCCTGACACTGTTTCAAAGCTCATTTCGTTAGAAGAACTAAGCATTGGCATTGACCACCATAACACAGAATGGAATAATATTGTAGGTGCAATTGTGGAGGAATTAGTTGGGTTGGAAGAATTAACGACTCTTTGTTTCTACTTTCCTGGTGAGGATTGCTTAAGACCGTTCATATGCCAGAGTGTATCATGGAATCGGGAGAACATGCAGGGCAACAATTTCAGATCATTCAACATCATCGTGGGTCATCACCAAACTAACAATCCTTCTGAATTTGATATCTCAGAATGCTCAACTGAAAAACATTTGAGATTCTCTGGAGGTGGAAGTGTTCCTGATACCGTTTTGCAGATACTACAACATGCTTACAGTTTTGAGCTGATTGGTCATCAAAATGTGACAAACTTATCACTCTTTGGAGCCGATAGGTTGGGAGGACTGGAAATTTGCAAGATTGAAGAATGCAATGAAATGGAAAGCATCATTGATGGTGACATGATAGGAGGTGTGGCATTTCAATTCCTAAAACAGCTACACATAATAAATATTCCAAAGTTGGTGCATATATGGAAGGGCTTGGTGAGCCCTGAAAGCCTATCCAGGCTAACGAAACTGATACTAAAAGATTGTCCAAGTCTAGAAAATCTATTCTCAAAGGCACATGGGATTGTCCAACAACTCGTTCAGCTACAACATTTGGAAGTGGAACACTGTCTTGAGATGAAGGAGATAATTGAAACTGGAAGTGATGTATCAGCGGCACTCCCTAAATTGAAGACTATAGAACTCCGGAACTTACCGAAACTCTCTACTATTTGGAGTGAAGTCTCATGGGAGTGGCCCTCTTTGGAGACAATAGAGATCAGGGAGTGTGTGATGCTAAAGGATTTACCATCCACCATGGCAAACGCAATTAAATTGAGATGGATCAGATGCACCAGTGACTGGAAGAATGAGTTGAACTGGCCAAGTGACCCTGCAATTAAAGATCGTTTTCAACGTATGTTTGTTTCTGTTTATCAACAATGA
- the LOC117636880 gene encoding probable disease resistance protein At4g27220: MEFKRLNPATYLVYRCQPIGRLKRLERNFELLIQITECLYSMRDTINEEVTKELMWGKAPTLKCKKWLEKVGEIEDQVNDMLKIQETSSDLVIHSHVGLHQHLMSMLNKITDHLEKSPGAHGSMAYVPPGQSKTVTSPILHSEAYGLVPQDNKNVNLQRRAEAKGEANVEIEMSPTQGKEAVKGKEIQEGKYFETQATASRAASIFYRKSLLGFKFGGATTEIGKPQTENKRLQAGVILKKDFKKSSKTINQMEVDNNIPLQNDGREALLEWGVHSISIERMLHEILGCMNSVTIGRIAMYGMGGIGKTTVLKALANHVERKSTFDKVILVTVSKHWSTRKIQNEILRQLSMCVPDSETDSRVAEKLLQVLNSRKFLLLLDDVWECLDLKAVGIPDLSSENGFKMILATRIRAVCIEMVVNRVIEMETLSREEAWELFCEQVGAVVHFPSVQPYARAIVEECGGLPLLIIVTGRALTGVNDASVWKHALSELLLPSTNAAYDTEAVMQRMKFSYDRLRDCDIKSCFLYCAFLSEDQEVNIYELVKYYIQEGLISGNWDDACKRGHEIVDILVGASLLQRTKGGLSIKMHAMVRDLASMIILSKAERLQFLLRPYLLYRPLESPESNRLLIDEGCQFLSKSGAGLRESLPVEKWEQAKMIALMDNELSSLPENPCCPDLLILLLQRNRCLRVIPAAFFDRMPSLEVLNLSNTRIKFLPQSISNLKRLKILILRSCERLVVLPSEVGSLGDLEVLDLRGTEVDKLPDEIGSLTSLRHLEVSFYGSISPSEYAKLPHQLISPGIISKLISLETLSIDVYPGDQRWKKSLESITREVCSLTKLTSLCFSFPEVELLQFFLQTCTRWKNQLLTMFKFVVGDDVKRIVSRVPNFVVHDYNQQGQCLRFVNGEKVPDVVVEVLARAVAFYLDHHLSIRSLSEFGVSNMSRLKLCILSECPQIHSIIDCTEPTSHAFPALEYLSVHYLPNLENIWEGVRPLPFGSFTKLRILLVYACPKLKNVFTTSMLSCVSNLEELLVEDCPAIEVITLEDESMDSGTVRLLRLKRLTLNHLPRLANISEGAWPSLEYISLYGCPNWKTIAMNSKVEVNCKED; encoded by the coding sequence ATGGAGTTTAAGAGGCTAAATCCAGCTACATATTTAGTTTATCGCTGTCAGCCAATTGGCAGGCTGAAACGGCTTGAAAGGAATTTCGAATTGCTTATACAAATAACTGAATGTTTGTATAGCATGAGGGATACCATCAACGAGGAGGTAACCAAAGAACTGATGTGGGGTAAGGCACCAACTTTGAAATGCAAAAAATGGCTTGAAAAGGTGggagaaattgaagatcaagTGAATGACATGTTGAAGATACAGGAGACGAGTTCTGACCTTGTGATTCACTCGCATGTCGGTCTACATCAGCATCTGATGAGTATGCTCAATAAGATTACTGATCACTTGGAGAAATCTCCAGGTGCACATGGTTCAATGGCTTATGTACCGCCTGGACAGAGTAAAACAGTAACTAGTCCAATACTTCATAGTGAGGCATATGGACTGGTACCACAAGATAACAAGAATGTGAACTTGCAAAGGAGAGCAGAAGCAAAAGGAGAAGCAAATGTGGAGATTGAAATGTCACCAACACAAGGGAAGGAAGCCGTGAAGGGTAAAGAAATACAAGAAGGTAAATATTTTGAGACCCAAGCAACAGCATCAAGAGCTGCATCCATATTCTATAGAAAGAGCCTGCTGGGGTTTAAATTTGGGGGAGCAACCACTGAAATAGGTAAACCACAAACAGAGAACAAACGGCTTCAGGCGGGGGTTATATTGAAAAAAGATTTTAAGAAATCAAGCAAGACTATCAATCAGATGGAAGTTGATAATAATATTCCACTGCAAAATGATGGACGTGAGGCACTGCTTGAATGGGGAGTTCATAGCATATCAATTGAGCGGATGCTGCACGAGATCTTGGGATGCATGAATAGTGTCACAATTGGTAGAATTGCCATGTATGGAATGGGTGGGATTGGCAAGACTACTGTGCTGAAAGCCTTGGCCAATCAtgttgaaagaaaaagcaCGTTTGATAAGGTCATTTTGGTGACTGTCTCAAAACATTGGAGCACAAGAAAgattcaaaatgaaattttaagaCAGTTATCAATGTGCGTACCAGATTCTGAAACTGATTCCAGAGTTGCAGAAAAATTACTTCAAGTTTTAAATAGCAGGAAGTTTTTGCTTCTTCTGGACGATGTTTGGGAGTGTTTAGATTTAAAAGCAGTGGGCATTCCTGATTTGAGCTCAGAAAATGGTTTTAAGATGATACTGGCTACCAGAATACGGGCTGTTTGCATTGAAATGGTTGTGAACAGGGTTATTGAAATGGAAACTCTCTCTAGAGAAGAAGCTTGGGAGTTGTTCTGTGAGCAGGTGGGTGCAGTCGTTCATTTTCCATCTGTCCAACCTTATGCGCGAGCCATTGTTGAGGAGTGTGGGGGTTTGCCGTTATTGATCATTGTCACCGGAAGAGCCCTGACAGGTGTAAATGATGCTTCAGTGTGGAAGCATGCATTGAGCGAACTTTTATTACCCAGCACAAATGCTGCATATGACACTGAAGCTGTTATGCAACGAATGAAATTCAGTTATGACAGATTGAGGGATTGTGACATAAAGAGTTGCTTCCTTTATTGCGCTTTTCTTTCAGAAGATCAGGAGGTTAATATTTATGAGCTGGTGAAATATTATATCCAAGAAGGTTTGATTTCTGGGAATTGGGATGATGCATGTAAGAGGGGACATGAGATAGTTGACATTCTTGTAGGTGCCTCCCTATTGCAGAGGACCAAGGGCGGTCTGTCCATCAAAATGCATGCTATGGTTAGAGATTTAGCATCAATGATCATATTATCAAAGGCAGAACGTTTGCAGTTTCTGCTAAGACCTTATTTATTGTACAGGCCACTTGAAAGCCCCGAAAGTAATAGATTGTTGATTGATGAAGGTTGTCAGTTCTTGTCGAAAAGTGGTGCAGGTCTGAGGGAGTCGCTACCAGTGGAGAAATGGGAACAAGCCAAGATGATCGCTTTGATGGATAATGAGTTATCCAGTCTACCTGAAAATCCATGCTGCCCTgatcttttaattttgttgctTCAAAGGAACAGATGTCTAAGAGTGATCCCAGCAGCCTTTTTTGATCGCATGCCTTCTCTCGAAGTGTTGAATCTATCTAACACCAGAATAAAGTTCTTGCCACAGTCAATCTCGAATCTGAAAAGGCttaaaattcttattttacGCAGTTGTGAGCGCTTAGTTGTGCTCCCATCGGAGGTTGGATCACTTGGAGACCTTGAGGTGCTCGATCTCCGAGGCACTGAAGTTGACAAATTACCTGATGAGATAGGTAGTTTGACTTCTCTAAGACACTTGGAAGTATCCTTTTATGGATCTATCAGCCCCAGTGAGTATGCTAAGTTGCCCCATCAATTGATTTCACCTGGAATAATATCAAAGCTCATTTCTTTGGAGACATTAAGTATTGATGTATACCCTGGAGATCAGAGGTGGAAGAAAAGCTTGGAATCCATCACAAGAGAGGTTTGTAGCTTGACAAAGTTGACTTCTCTCTGTTTCAGTTTCCCAGAAGTGGAGCTTCTACAATTCTTTCTCCAAACCTGTACCAGATGGAAAAACCAACTCTTAACTATGTTCAAATTTGTGGTTGGTGATGATGTCAAGCGTATCGTGTCTCGGGTCCCAAACTTCGTGGTGCATGATTATAATCAGCAGGGCCAATGCTTGAGATTTGTTAACGGTGAGAAGGTGCCTGATGTGGTTGTTGAAGTATTAGCTCGTGCTGTTGCCTTCTATTTGGATCATCACCTTAGCATTCGCAGCTTATCCGAGTTTGGGGTTAGTAATATGAGCAGGCTGAAATTATGTATATTGAGTGAATGTCCTCAAATTCACTCAATCATTGATTGCACAGAACCAACTAGTCATGCATTTCCCGCTTTGGAGTATTTGAGTGTTCATTACCTGCCGAACTTGGAGAATATTTGGGAGGGCGTTAGACCTTTACCGTTTGGAAGTTTCACTAAGCTTAGAATTCTGCTGGTGTATGCATGTCCAAAGCTGAAAAATGTTTTTACAACAAGCATGCTATCATGTGTCTCTAATCTGGAAGAGTTGTTGGTTGAAGATTGCCCAGCCATTGAAGTGATCACACTTGAGGATGAGAGCATGGATTCTGGAACTGTTAGACTCTTGAGATTGAAAAGGTTGACACTAAACCATCTTCCTCGATTGGCTAACATTTCAGAAGGTGCTTGGCCCTCTTTAGAGTATATTAGCTTGTATGGCTGCCCTAATTGGAAGACCATTGCTATGAACTCAAAAGTTGAGGTAAACTGTAAAGAAGATTAA
- the LOC117636881 gene encoding putative disease resistance protein RGA3, whose amino-acid sequence MADAVVSPLLKVLSNRLDSLAEALGYDVIFKKMRDALGSLGALASQVEEQPLGNNQSIHLWLMELKEVAYNADDLVDDWELLAMKKATTTTKVANCFSLMSDVYRYRIKHRMKDLQARFDEILKGGTALHLLATVSQTTEKIPGLNVNVQTSSYISEISAVYGRDVDKEKIQDMLLWDGDHEHQQQQVRVIALVGMGGIGKTALAQVMYNEERVQMSFDLRIWVTVGEDFDLMRIAEAILYVSTHSSQKFSNMDALETAVTMELRGKRFLCVLDDVWCESLHEWEILRRWFSAGNSGSAVMLTTRNARVANFMTDARVANFMTDGAGLYYLRALPDTDCWDFFKSLAFGSVDKNVDLEKIGMEIVRKCGGLPLAVKTLGSLLSYKKQVHEWLSILDNDARDSLEHYVLPVLKLSYDHLPAHLKQCFAYCSVFPKDYAINKEKLIRLWIAEGFVESSTIRKELEDVADDFFVELLQRFFFQDTMVDENGNIVECRMHNLVHDLALHVAGIECSILEDENSLHVSEQIRRISLVHESGISPKMIHVAKKLRSLFSFSGKFKILPIAFLNFRRLRVLNLSARGIRELPVTIGTLKHLRYLDLSHTYIRSIPESIANLKNLQTLELSECYNLLELPKAIRELTNLRHLAIRSCSLTHMPSGIGKLRFLQNVSAFILGKKADCAELTELGGLNLRGRLDIKNLENVSNLAQAQEAKLFQKLRLRSLGLSWGRNAHLVDAELSAEVLERLMPSPVLEVLDLSGYNGSIFPTWMESCPLINLVKVSLINCSCLQLPPLGLLPLLRDLFIKGMSAVHIIGYEFYGNANTNDVAFPALTQLELYDMPNLLEWKGFEIAGKPVSFPCLDTLTVKGCNKLTGLPSIPHLKNLALWQSNELLLDSLVHLMSLSTLAINEMPQLKSFPRDLENLNRITQLTMYDCDNLESLFEGMGGFTSLEHLSILYCKKLESLPMELRYLASLKKFDIVGCEKLAYIPDIMQHLCLLEELVIERCPALHSLPYIPVSLKKLVIRRCPQLEKRLEKEKGDDWDNIKHVPYVEIESGEFIAEEDIF is encoded by the coding sequence ATGGCGGATGCAGTTGTGTCCCCTCTCCTCAAGGTTCTGTCTAACCGGTTGGATTCTCTTGCTGAAGCTCTTGGCTATGACGTCATCTTTAAAAAGATGCGGGATGCATTAGGTTCGTTGGGAGCACTAGCTAGCCAAGTGGAAGAACAACCTCTTGGCAACAACCAGTCAATCCATCTGTGGTTAATGGAGCTGAAAGAAGTGGCTTACAACGCCGACGATCTGGTTGATGATTGGGAGCTATTGGCCATGAAGAAGGCTACCACAACGACCAAGGTAGCCAATTGCTTTTCCCTCATGTCTGATGTGTACCGCTACAGAATCAAGCACAGGATGAAGGATCTGCAAGCAAGATTCGACGAAATCTTAAAAGGAGGGACTGCACTTCACCTTCTTGCAACTGTTTCTCAAACTACAGAGAAGATCCCCGGTCTCAATGTGAACGTCCAAACTTCTTCTTACATCTCTGAAATATCTGCTGTTTATGGAAGGGATGTTGACAAAGAGAAAATACAAGACATGTTATTATGGGACGGCGACCATGAGCATCAGCAACAACAAGTTCGTGTGATCGCACTTGTAGGCATGGGAGGAATTGGAAAGACAGCTCTTGCACAAGTCATGTACAACGAAGAGAGAGTACAAATGAGTTTTGATTTAAGGATTTGGGTTACCGTGGGTGAGGATTTTGACCTCATGAGGATAGCTGAAGCGATCCTGTATGTTTCGACTCACAGCTCACAGAAGTTCTCCAACATGGATGCATTAGAGACCGCTGTTACTATGGAATTGCGGGGGAAGAGATTTTTGTGTGTGCTTGATGATGTGTGGTGTGAAAGTCTGCACGAATGGGAGATCTTAAGGAGATGGTTCAGTGCAGGTAATTCAGGATCTGCTGTTATGTTAACTACACGCAATGCAAGAGTTGCAAATTTCATGACAGATGCAAGAGTTGCAAATTTCATGACAGATGGTGCTGGCCTGTATTACTTAAGAGCCTTACCTGACACAGACTGTTGGGATTTTTTCAAAAGTTTAGCATTTGGATCTGTGGATAAAAATGTTGATTTGGAAAAGATCGGTATGGAAATTGTTCGCAAGTGTGGGGGACTGCCTCTCGCTGTTAAAACCCTCGGCAGCTTATTGTCCTACAAAAAACAAGTGCACGAGTGGTTGTCAATCCTGGACAATGATGCACGGGATTCACTCGAACACTATGTCTTACCAGTTTTGAAGCTGAGCTACGATCATCTTCCAGCACATCTCAAGCAATGTTTTGCATATTGTTCAGTATTCCCAAAGGATTATGCAATCAACAAGGAAAAATTGATCCGGCTGTGGATTGCAGAAGGTTTTGTTGAGTCAAGTACCATTAGGAAGGAGTTGGAGGACGTTGCTGATGATTTTTTCGTGGAATTGTTGCAACGGTTTTTCTTTCAGGACACAATGGTAGATGAAAATGGTAACATAGTGGAGTGCCGGATGCATAATTTAGTGCATGACCTTGCTTTGCATGTTGCCGGGATTGAATGCTCAATCCTGGAAGATGAAAATTCACTGCATGTCTCAGAACAAATTCGTCGTATCTCTTTAGTTCATGAATCAGGGATTTCTCCAAAAATGATCCATGTAGCTAAGAAACTGCGGTCATTGTTTTCCTTCTCTGGTAAGTTCAAGATACTCCCTATCGCTTTCCTAAATTTCCGAAGACTACGAGTGCTAAATTTATCTGCCAGAGGCATCCGTGAGTTGCCAGTTACAATTGGTACTTTGAAACATTTAAGATACCTCGATCTCTCTCATACATATATCAGATCAATACCAGAGTCCATAGCTAACCTGAAAAATTTGCAGACTTTAGAACTCTCTGAGTGTTACAATCTCCTGGAGTTACCCAAAGCTATCCGTGAGTTAACGAACCTCAGACATCTGGCTATTAGGTCATGTTCTTTGACTCACATGCCATCAGGGATTggaaaattaagatttcttcAAAATGTGTCAGCATTCATATTGGGTAAGAAGGCTGATTGTGCTGAACTAACTGAGCTGGGTGGGCTCAACCTTAGAGGTAGGCTAGACATTAAGAATCTTGAGAATGTGAGTAATTTGGCGCAGGCTCAAGAAGCAAAGCTGTTTCAGAAGCTAAGGCTTCGCTCTTTGGGCTTATCATGGGGTCGCAATGCTCATCTGGTAGATGCTGAATTATCTGCTGAAGTATTAGAACGCCTGATGCCATCCCCGGTTTTAGAAGTTTTGGATTTATCTGGTTACAATGGTTCAATTTTTCCAACATGGATGGAAAGTTGTCCCCTCATCAATCTAGTAAAGGTTTCTCTGATCAACTGCAGCTGTCTACAACTTCCGCCACTCGGGCTGCTACCTCTCCTTAGGGATCTCTTTATAAAAGGAATGTCTGCAGTGCATATTATTGGTTATGAGTTTTATGGGAATGCTAATACAAATGATGTAGCATTCCCAGCATTGACGCAACTTGAGCTTTATGATATGCCGAATTTGTTGGAATGGAAGGGTTTCGAAATAGCTGGAAAACCTGTGTCATTCCCTTGTCTTGACACACTAACAGTCAAAGGATGCAACAAGTTGACTGGCTTACCATCAATCCCGCATCTTAAAAACTTAGCCTTATGGCAGAGTAATGAACTGCTACTTGACTCGTTGGTCCATCTCATGTCACTTTCCACTCTTGCTATTAATGAAATGCCACAACTGAAGTCTTTCCCCAGGGATCTGGAGAACTTGAACCGTATCACGCAACTGACCATGTATGATTGTGATAATCTGGAGTCTCTGTTTGAGGGCATGGGAGGATTTACTTCTCTTGAACATTTGAGTATTCTATACTGTAAAAAATTGGAATCCTTGCCTATGGAGCTCAGGTACCTTGCTTCACTCAAGAAGTTTGATATTGTGGGGTGTGAAAAATTGGCTTATATCCCAGACATTATGCAACACCTTTGTTTGCTTGAGGAGTTGGTCATTGAGCGTTGTCCCGCGTTGCATTCATTACCATATATACCTGTCAGTCTCAAAAAGTTGGTCATCAGAAGGTGCCCTCAATTAGAGAAACGACTGGAGAAGGAGAAAGGCGACGACTGGGATAATATAAAACATGTCCCATATGTGGAGATCGAAAGTGGAGAGTTCATCGCTGAAGAAGACATCTTCTGA